A single window of Caldicellulosiruptor bescii DSM 6725 DNA harbors:
- a CDS encoding TIGR02677 family protein, translating into MINSFQAPLLGKLKYFEYLTAPNSERYRTIMRYCFLCHLEYKNRLTKEEIFTFLKGFPQFADYTEQMCEQDLKSLVEWGNLNSIQDTSKTRTVEEFKNKRFLYELTHIGLKIERFLFELETQEDTKAELNPKHIEKIFLLLQQVDSILQEPQKRAVDWWDELTRSFEEIENSYSEYISMLKSYEAENLMIKENFLEYKSKLVQYLYNFYIVFQNYLPKIRSIFLQLKNSEVEKLLKYIIAQEKEHPKNIFKDPESIERNIKARFDNIKLWFVAPHGQAEKLSDQIQGLIKKVSDLAARLSEMSSVKVNRQEEYKHLAKIFSNLDLATCHKLSAVVFGVLLPRYIATEEKRQSELASLSILDVPPMKSLLHSRGRLVREKSKVLPASEFSEDKKKRFEEYKKKIEEEEKLVAELIKDGKIEFENLPVLTPQVRKKLLVWLSRGLSTGFGNTDSGKRFKVVKPKDGRYCVLKSIDGELEMPAYVIEFVE; encoded by the coding sequence ATGATAAATAGTTTTCAAGCTCCACTTTTGGGCAAACTCAAATATTTTGAGTACCTCACAGCGCCTAACTCAGAAAGATACAGAACAATCATGAGATATTGTTTTTTGTGCCATTTAGAATACAAAAACAGGCTCACAAAAGAAGAGATATTTACATTTTTAAAAGGTTTTCCACAGTTTGCAGACTACACTGAACAGATGTGCGAACAGGACTTGAAAAGTCTTGTTGAGTGGGGCAATTTGAATTCAATTCAGGACACTTCAAAGACTAGAACTGTTGAGGAGTTTAAGAACAAAAGATTTTTATATGAACTTACACATATCGGACTTAAGATTGAAAGGTTTTTGTTTGAACTTGAAACTCAAGAGGACACAAAAGCAGAGTTAAATCCCAAGCATATTGAGAAGATATTTCTCTTGCTTCAGCAGGTGGATAGTATATTGCAAGAGCCACAAAAAAGAGCAGTTGACTGGTGGGACGAGCTAACAAGATCTTTTGAGGAGATTGAAAATAGCTATTCTGAATATATTTCAATGTTAAAGTCGTACGAAGCTGAAAATCTCATGATAAAAGAGAATTTTTTAGAGTACAAATCAAAGCTTGTGCAGTACCTTTACAACTTCTATATTGTATTTCAGAACTATCTTCCAAAAATAAGATCCATCTTTTTGCAATTAAAAAACTCTGAGGTTGAAAAGCTTTTGAAATATATAATCGCTCAGGAAAAGGAACATCCCAAAAACATATTCAAAGATCCAGAGAGTATAGAAAGGAATATAAAAGCAAGGTTTGACAATATAAAACTCTGGTTTGTTGCTCCCCATGGTCAGGCAGAAAAACTTTCTGATCAGATACAGGGACTTATAAAAAAGGTGTCTGACCTTGCAGCAAGGCTTTCAGAGATGTCGAGTGTCAAAGTAAACAGGCAGGAAGAGTACAAACACTTAGCAAAAATCTTTTCAAACCTTGATTTGGCAACCTGTCACAAGCTTTCTGCAGTTGTGTTTGGTGTGCTTTTGCCGCGATACATTGCAACCGAGGAAAAGAGGCAGAGCGAACTTGCAAGTCTTAGCATTCTTGACGTGCCGCCAATGAAGAGTTTGCTTCACTCAAGAGGAAGGCTTGTGAGAGAAAAGAGCAAAGTTTTGCCGGCATCTGAATTTTCTGAAGACAAGAAAAAAAGATTTGAGGAGTATAAAAAGAAGATTGAAGAGGAAGAAAAACTTGTTGCTGAGCTTATAAAAGATGGAAAAATTGAGTTTGAAAATCTTCCTGTTTTGACTCCACAGGTGAGGAAGAAACTTTTGGTGTGGCTTTCAAGAGGACTTTCAACAGGTTTTGGTAATACAGACTCAGGTAAAAGATTTAAAGTGGTAAAACCAAAGGATGGGAGATATTGTGTTTTAAAATCTATAGATGGTGAGCTTGAGATGCCGGCGTATGTGATTGAGTTTGTTGAGTAA
- a CDS encoding TIGR02678 family protein has product MKSALLKLLENFWILKEKEVENYYECKNIGKELKDFIVTKLGLKFYATSDIVRLEKIPLVPREYMGILEFEEPKDYVFFCLVLAFLEDKGKDTQFLLEDITQYIRSNYPYEEIDWTMYSDRRSLIRVLKFCEKMGLIKIDDGNQELFVERADVDVLYESTGLSKYFMRTFPKSLVEYSSVEEILNSEFEFTNGLSDQITDIKRIKAYRGLLIDGIVDFENEAPLYYIKKQKTTISQDLEKFVPELELHLFKSFAYISVEGDYRYTYPDNSNICDVLLLCSKEIFERVEKGELRLSPPHEMLEISLDHFKLIVENVKKKYGNFWNKEWREKSTEKIFEELLEFLQLHNFAKTNEDGYLVISPIFLRVVGEYQDYEINNQLSVKNESTVRSFEDIEDINVDGGLYFEDEQGK; this is encoded by the coding sequence ATGAAAAGTGCACTTTTAAAATTACTTGAAAACTTTTGGATTTTAAAAGAAAAAGAGGTTGAAAACTATTATGAGTGTAAAAACATTGGCAAAGAGTTAAAAGACTTTATAGTTACCAAACTGGGACTTAAATTCTATGCTACATCTGACATAGTCAGACTTGAAAAGATACCACTTGTTCCAAGAGAGTACATGGGTATTCTGGAGTTTGAAGAGCCGAAAGACTATGTATTTTTCTGTCTTGTTCTTGCATTTTTAGAGGACAAGGGCAAAGACACTCAGTTTTTGCTTGAGGATATCACGCAGTATATACGGTCGAATTATCCTTACGAAGAAATTGATTGGACTATGTATTCTGATAGAAGGTCGCTTATAAGAGTTCTTAAGTTTTGCGAAAAGATGGGGCTAATTAAAATAGATGATGGCAATCAAGAGCTGTTTGTGGAAAGAGCTGATGTAGATGTACTTTATGAATCAACAGGGCTATCAAAGTACTTTATGAGGACATTTCCTAAAAGCCTTGTTGAGTATTCGTCAGTCGAAGAGATTTTAAATAGCGAGTTTGAGTTTACAAATGGACTTTCTGACCAAATCACTGATATAAAGAGAATAAAAGCCTACAGAGGGCTTTTGATAGATGGAATTGTAGACTTTGAAAATGAAGCACCACTTTATTACATTAAAAAGCAGAAGACAACAATTTCACAGGACCTTGAAAAGTTTGTACCAGAGCTTGAGCTTCACCTGTTCAAGTCGTTTGCATATATTAGCGTTGAGGGAGATTACAGATATACTTACCCTGACAATTCAAATATATGCGATGTGTTACTTTTGTGTTCAAAAGAGATTTTTGAAAGGGTAGAAAAGGGTGAGCTGAGGCTTTCACCCCCACATGAGATGCTTGAAATTTCGCTTGACCACTTTAAGCTAATTGTGGAGAATGTCAAGAAAAAATACGGAAATTTTTGGAACAAGGAGTGGAGGGAAAAGTCAACAGAGAAAATATTTGAAGAGCTTTTAGAGTTTTTACAGCTTCATAATTTTGCAAAGACAAATGAGGATGGGTATCTTGTTATATCACCTATTTTTTTGAGAGTTGTTGGTGAATATCAGGACTATGAAATAAATAATCAGCTTTCTGTTAAAAATGAGAGTACAGTAAGATCGTTTGAGGATATAGAAGATATAAATGTAGATGGAGGTTTATATTTTGAAGATGAGCAAGGAAAATAG
- a CDS encoding TIGR02680 family protein, which translates to MSKENRWVLSRAGVFNYWYYDEEYFDFFDGRMLIRGANASGKSVTMQSFITLLLDGNYHPSRLDSFGSNARKLEDYVLGDQGPGQKNEAIAYLFLEFKKQNVFVSIGMGIRAKRGTNPDTWYFVLTDGRRFGIDIFFYEKIGDQKIPLTKKKFENLLGDGGKVFSARKDYMEEVNKILFGFEDTEEFENLIELIVRIRAPKLSKDIKPDSVYKMLQESLPALSESDLRSLSDSIENMDRIQTELKNLEIIKDVLEKLKKVYDEYNKLLLAQSILNVLEKSKEYFSLKIDLEKAQAEVEKNKEEKLKIEEKIGELKKEQESLTLRLESIKENDIFKLQKELLNIKEELKEVDEQKNKKLSQINSASQKLEKERQQLIALEEELEKYKRKIKDSVEEGKLLIESIGFQRFLETLDMYLFGQGSLDILKDEISSFLYQVEIVLKNYEKLAEIKKDLDGFYKNLDMNKAEAQKIEEDIQNLLLQLEEIKNSLKNAISIYFEQNEVFKALDEQRTAIFQAINSCEKKGDYVRIYSILDDIYKFHYLAISDTIRRLEFEIETLNNKIKAKKEEIEKIKSQKDDEIILSPQQKKVRDRLLQKGVPFIPFYMAVDFKDGVDEKKKAIIEDALNCLGILNALIVPEKYRDVLSELMDDEKEMILISKPAYFSHTLNEFLEVANFDGPAELKQEVAAVIDSIFATEKDDGIYICEDGRFGNSILKGRTTTCENARFIGIENRRRYRQMLISQLEDEIAKLSVEVDNKKQERNAQKVLLEKLQNERDSFPSLIDLDTAFEMIEEREDRKSDIQKEIEFLEKKIRELLTKENNLKHEISVIATKLSVTAAKDNFLKLSKDAQKLKSLLVDLENQVEKEKLVSRTLDLRKDQILQIEENIQNLSFDLQVLKTRWEGLELKKIEIEKRLSSDDAQKLFEEQQKAIERLDSIPKEIENFNKDLQDKVAKISRYEAQIETKASQLEKAKMEYTNSLEVLKIELSFGFVCREENLEDESRLLEFAKEKSSFANEYKSKDLNQVLQKLIATHYEAQVQLAEFGANLFLKEDEKTRYLRYLWTAKKDGRLLSLYEFLERIDSEIIEKKNLITQQERELFEEVLAKDIGFKISRKIMLAQDWVKRMNELMDGMDLSGNLKFRLSWEQKKQELEDELSTSELVKLISKDPATTSDTDRQKIVKHFRARIERAKRLHDSPESFRSLYEIMKEILDYRQWFEFRLYFQRGEDNRRELTNNAYDKFSGGEKALSIYVPLLAALCAKYQSAASYAPRIIALDEAFAGVDENNIEKMFELIENLEFDYIMNSQILWGDYKTVPGLCIYELISDRSKGCVLKVKYIWNGYKKVLVEI; encoded by the coding sequence ATGAGCAAGGAAAATAGATGGGTGCTCAGCAGAGCCGGAGTTTTCAACTACTGGTATTATGACGAGGAGTATTTTGACTTTTTCGATGGCAGGATGCTTATTCGTGGTGCTAATGCTTCAGGCAAGTCTGTGACAATGCAAAGTTTTATTACCCTGCTTTTGGATGGCAATTACCACCCATCCAGGCTTGACTCTTTTGGCTCAAATGCGCGAAAGCTTGAAGACTATGTTCTTGGTGATCAGGGGCCTGGTCAGAAAAATGAGGCAATAGCCTATCTTTTTCTTGAGTTTAAAAAACAAAATGTATTTGTATCCATAGGTATGGGAATAAGAGCGAAAAGAGGTACAAATCCTGATACTTGGTATTTTGTTTTGACGGATGGAAGAAGATTTGGTATAGATATATTCTTTTATGAAAAGATAGGAGACCAGAAGATCCCACTTACCAAAAAAAAGTTTGAAAATCTTTTAGGAGACGGTGGGAAGGTATTTTCAGCTCGAAAAGATTATATGGAAGAAGTCAATAAAATATTATTTGGTTTTGAAGACACAGAAGAGTTTGAAAATTTAATTGAACTGATAGTTCGAATAAGAGCGCCAAAGCTTTCAAAAGATATAAAACCTGATTCTGTCTATAAGATGCTTCAGGAGTCTTTGCCAGCTCTTTCTGAGTCAGACTTGCGTAGCCTTTCTGACTCAATAGAAAATATGGACAGAATTCAAACAGAGCTTAAAAATCTTGAAATTATAAAAGATGTGTTAGAAAAATTAAAAAAGGTTTACGATGAGTACAATAAGCTTTTGCTTGCGCAAAGTATACTTAACGTGCTTGAGAAGAGCAAAGAATATTTTAGTCTTAAAATAGATCTTGAAAAAGCTCAAGCTGAGGTTGAGAAAAATAAGGAAGAAAAGCTTAAGATAGAAGAAAAAATAGGAGAGCTAAAAAAAGAACAAGAGTCTTTGACATTGAGGCTTGAAAGTATAAAAGAAAACGATATATTCAAGCTACAAAAGGAACTTTTAAATATAAAAGAAGAGCTCAAAGAAGTTGATGAGCAGAAAAACAAAAAGCTTTCCCAGATAAATTCAGCTTCTCAAAAGCTTGAGAAAGAAAGACAACAGCTTATCGCTTTAGAAGAAGAGCTTGAAAAGTACAAAAGAAAAATAAAAGATAGCGTCGAAGAAGGCAAATTGCTAATCGAATCAATTGGTTTTCAGAGATTTTTAGAAACGCTTGATATGTATCTTTTTGGACAGGGAAGTCTTGACATTTTAAAAGACGAAATTTCATCTTTCTTATATCAGGTGGAGATAGTACTTAAAAATTATGAAAAATTAGCTGAAATCAAGAAAGATTTAGACGGCTTTTATAAAAATCTTGATATGAACAAGGCAGAAGCACAAAAGATTGAAGAAGATATACAAAATCTTTTGCTTCAGCTTGAGGAAATAAAAAATAGTCTGAAGAATGCTATTTCTATTTACTTTGAACAAAATGAGGTTTTCAAAGCTTTAGATGAGCAGAGAACAGCAATTTTCCAGGCAATAAATAGTTGTGAGAAAAAAGGTGATTATGTCAGAATATATTCAATCTTAGATGATATTTATAAGTTTCATTATCTTGCTATCTCAGATACAATAAGAAGGCTTGAGTTTGAAATAGAAACGTTAAATAACAAAATTAAAGCTAAAAAAGAGGAAATTGAAAAAATAAAAAGCCAGAAAGATGATGAAATTATACTTTCACCCCAGCAAAAGAAAGTAAGAGACAGGCTTTTACAAAAAGGGGTGCCATTTATACCTTTTTATATGGCTGTGGATTTTAAAGACGGTGTGGACGAAAAAAAGAAAGCTATCATTGAAGATGCCTTGAACTGCCTTGGTATTTTGAACGCTTTGATTGTTCCAGAAAAGTACAGAGATGTTCTTTCAGAACTTATGGATGATGAAAAAGAAATGATTCTAATTTCAAAACCTGCATATTTTTCGCATACGCTGAACGAGTTTTTAGAAGTTGCCAACTTTGACGGACCTGCCGAGCTAAAACAGGAAGTGGCAGCTGTGATTGACAGCATTTTTGCTACCGAAAAAGATGATGGTATTTATATCTGTGAAGATGGAAGATTTGGTAATAGCATCTTAAAAGGCAGAACAACTACATGCGAAAATGCAAGGTTTATAGGAATTGAAAATAGAAGAAGATACAGGCAGATGCTAATATCACAGCTGGAAGATGAAATAGCTAAACTTTCAGTTGAAGTAGATAATAAAAAACAGGAGAGAAACGCACAAAAGGTATTGCTTGAAAAGTTACAAAACGAGAGAGACAGTTTCCCTTCATTAATTGACCTTGACACTGCATTTGAGATGATTGAAGAAAGAGAAGATAGAAAATCAGACATACAAAAAGAGATAGAGTTTTTGGAAAAAAAGATAAGAGAGCTTCTTACTAAAGAAAATAATTTAAAACATGAGATTTCTGTCATTGCAACAAAGCTTTCTGTTACAGCAGCAAAAGATAATTTTTTGAAGCTAAGTAAAGATGCTCAAAAACTTAAAAGTTTGCTTGTTGATTTAGAAAACCAAGTGGAAAAAGAAAAATTGGTTTCAAGGACATTAGACTTACGAAAAGATCAAATCCTACAAATAGAAGAAAATATTCAAAATTTAAGCTTCGATTTGCAGGTTTTAAAAACAAGATGGGAAGGCTTAGAACTAAAAAAAATAGAAATTGAAAAAAGACTCTCAAGTGATGATGCTCAAAAGCTTTTTGAAGAACAGCAAAAGGCAATTGAACGGCTTGATAGTATTCCTAAGGAGATAGAAAACTTCAACAAAGATCTTCAGGATAAAGTTGCAAAAATTTCGCGATATGAAGCACAAATTGAGACAAAAGCTTCGCAGCTCGAAAAAGCTAAAATGGAGTACACAAATAGCCTTGAAGTGTTGAAGATAGAACTTTCTTTTGGTTTTGTTTGCAGGGAAGAAAATCTTGAGGATGAGAGCAGACTTTTAGAGTTTGCAAAGGAAAAAAGTAGCTTTGCCAATGAATATAAATCTAAGGATTTAAATCAGGTTTTACAAAAGCTTATTGCTACACACTATGAAGCACAAGTTCAGCTTGCAGAGTTTGGTGCAAATCTTTTTCTTAAAGAAGATGAAAAAACCAGATATTTAAGATATTTGTGGACTGCTAAGAAGGATGGAAGATTGCTTTCGCTTTATGAATTTTTAGAGAGAATAGATTCTGAAATAATCGAGAAGAAAAATCTTATCACCCAGCAAGAAAGAGAACTTTTTGAAGAGGTTTTGGCAAAAGACATAGGCTTTAAAATCTCGCGCAAGATAATGCTTGCCCAGGACTGGGTAAAGAGAATGAATGAGCTGATGGACGGCATGGACCTTTCAGGAAATCTTAAATTCAGACTTTCGTGGGAACAGAAGAAACAGGAACTTGAAGATGAACTTTCAACATCAGAACTTGTAAAACTTATTAGTAAAGACCCGGCAACAACTTCAGATACCGACAGACAAAAGATTGTCAAGCATTTTAGGGCACGTATTGAAAGAGCAAAAAGGCTTCATGACTCACCTGAAAGTTTTCGAAGTCTTTATGAGATAATGAAAGAAATTTTGGATTACAGGCAGTGGTTTGAATTTAGACTCTACTTTCAAAGAGGTGAAGATAACAGAAGAGAGCTTACAAACAATGCATACGACAAGTTTTCTGGCGGTGAAAAAGCGCTTTCTATTTATGTACCTCTTTTGGCAGCGCTGTGCGCAAAATACCAGAGTGCTGCAAGCTATGCACCACGTATAATTGCGCTTGACGAGGCGTTTGCCGGCGTTGATGAGAACAACATTGAAAAGATGTTTGAACTAATAGAAAATTTAGAGTTTGACTATATCATGAACTCTCAGATTCTATGGGGAGATTACAAAACAGTGCCAGGACTTTGCATTTATGAACTTATTTCAGACCGAAGCAAAGGCTGTGTTCTCAAAGTAAAATACATCTGGAACGGGTACAAGAAGGTGTTGGTGGAGATATGA
- a CDS encoding TIGR02679 domain-containing protein codes for MTKDKIFDECVEYFSKPGFKRALKLIHSKYRSLGRFSGKIILENPSEEEKETLSRYLRRVLRGEKVVIDVKDFTVTKFQDTKFSGLDFKSILSAVLRKEVITKKEEKELKSGRILKFFKSLSAHFEGDENAAEVLNAFKENFKSFESFYKKYSQEEFLEIMKKVIEAILKKPQSPETLAIFATRVTGNPHFFDDEQDAGKIFLKLLSIINGREFPQNAEEKSELLFGNNILIDELSNWCLLYNIGGYIEDGKEDEGLKYFSNQKKPIILPLYTIKDYKGFFAYSNKLVVVENPAVFSAIVQRVPAISAVCTNGHLRLSSKIIIGSIAKTNISLLYSGDFDPEGLLIADRVIQNFGAMPLCMDEVHYFLALSENKIDERRLEMLKNVKSAQLQSVCKKMKELQLAGYQERIVDRIVEKLKVNI; via the coding sequence ATGACAAAAGATAAGATTTTCGATGAGTGTGTAGAGTACTTTTCAAAGCCAGGATTTAAGCGTGCGCTGAAGCTTATTCATAGTAAGTATAGGTCTTTGGGGCGATTTTCTGGCAAGATTATTTTAGAAAATCCATCTGAAGAGGAAAAAGAGACTTTATCGCGGTATCTTAGAAGGGTTTTGAGAGGCGAGAAGGTTGTCATTGATGTAAAAGACTTTACCGTGACAAAGTTTCAGGACACTAAGTTCTCAGGGCTTGATTTTAAAAGCATTCTGTCAGCAGTTTTGAGAAAAGAGGTTATCACCAAAAAAGAAGAAAAGGAGTTGAAAAGTGGAAGGATATTAAAGTTTTTTAAAAGTTTGTCAGCACATTTTGAGGGTGATGAAAATGCTGCAGAGGTTTTAAATGCTTTTAAAGAGAATTTCAAATCATTTGAGAGCTTTTATAAAAAGTATTCACAAGAAGAGTTTTTAGAGATAATGAAAAAGGTCATAGAAGCAATTTTAAAAAAACCACAAAGCCCTGAGACTTTGGCTATTTTTGCAACAAGGGTTACAGGCAACCCTCACTTTTTTGATGATGAGCAAGATGCAGGAAAGATATTTTTAAAGCTTTTGAGCATTATAAACGGTAGAGAGTTTCCCCAAAATGCAGAGGAAAAATCAGAACTACTTTTTGGTAACAACATCTTAATTGATGAACTTTCAAACTGGTGCCTTTTGTATAACATTGGCGGGTATATTGAAGATGGAAAAGAAGATGAAGGGCTCAAGTACTTTAGCAATCAAAAAAAGCCTATTATCTTACCACTTTATACTATAAAGGATTATAAAGGATTTTTTGCATACTCAAATAAGCTTGTGGTTGTTGAAAACCCTGCTGTATTTTCTGCGATTGTGCAAAGAGTCCCAGCTATTTCTGCTGTGTGCACAAATGGGCACCTGAGGCTCTCAAGCAAGATAATCATTGGAAGCATTGCAAAGACAAATATATCTTTGCTGTACTCAGGCGACTTTGACCCAGAAGGGCTTTTGATTGCAGACAGAGTAATTCAAAACTTTGGTGCAATGCCACTTTGTATGGATGAAGTCCACTATTTTTTGGCACTGTCTGAAAATAAGATAGATGAAAGGCGCTTAGAGATGTTAAAGAATGTAAAAAGTGCTCAGCTACAAAGCGTCTGCAAGAAAATGAAGGAGCTTCAGCTTGCTGGGTATCAGGAGAGGATTGTGGATAGGATTGTTGAGAAGCTAAAAGTTAATATTTAA
- a CDS encoding peptidase domain-containing ABC transporter, whose protein sequence is MRKRYYCVKQHDITDCAAASLATICLQYGKEVSIARIRQMAGTDRFGTTAYGVVKAAEKLGFEAKAVRAEAKEAIFEKIPLPCIAHVLIDGKLFHYVVIHEIRKERIVIADPAKGIVKLNPEEFFKIWTGILILLVPNERFKKGKQEGVLKKFFKLLRPQKDLILNIFAVSVVYTLLGIAAAFYYKFLMDDVIPNLLKNTLHIIAAGAILITIFKVILGAFRVRLLIHLSQRLDIKLMLGYYEHVIELPMSFFGSRKIGEIISRFMDASKIRDAVSGATLTLMIDSIMAVAGASILYLQNSTLFFIALVMVLLYAAVVFGFNRVLKEANRQEMEDNAILTSYLVESLNGIEVVKAFNIEEDVNFKTESKFVKLLKDVFKVANLNNLQSNISSAIAAVGVMVILWVGAHKVINGQMSIGELFTFNALLAYFVDPIKNLIGLQPMLQTAIVAAERLSEILELESEFQDDEERKLSPSLKGDIEIEGLNFRYGTRQLVLRDINLKIRRGEKIAIVDESGSGKTTLAKLLLGFYDYESGEIRINGYNLKDINKKHLREKIAYISQDIFLFSGTIFENLVLGNRNIKMEDIIEISRLTTLDEFVSKLPLRYNTMIEENGANLSGGQKQLIAITRALLKNPEIVIMDEATSNLDSVTEQAIGKVIEKVCEGITTIIIAHRLSTILKCDRVVVMHEGRIVEVGTHEELMRKKGYYYNLWREQLMGLEQKGLWDLVGSAAGG, encoded by the coding sequence ATGAGGAAAAGATACTATTGTGTAAAGCAGCATGATATAACAGATTGTGCAGCAGCAAGCTTAGCAACAATTTGTTTGCAATATGGAAAAGAAGTATCGATAGCCAGAATAAGGCAGATGGCAGGTACAGACAGGTTTGGCACCACAGCATATGGAGTTGTAAAAGCGGCAGAAAAGCTTGGATTTGAAGCAAAAGCAGTCAGGGCAGAAGCAAAAGAAGCAATATTTGAAAAAATACCACTTCCGTGTATAGCACATGTACTGATAGATGGCAAGCTATTTCATTATGTTGTAATACATGAAATAAGAAAAGAAAGGATAGTAATAGCAGACCCGGCAAAAGGAATAGTTAAGCTAAATCCAGAAGAGTTTTTTAAGATATGGACAGGCATTTTGATACTTCTTGTACCAAATGAGAGGTTCAAGAAAGGAAAGCAAGAGGGAGTTTTGAAAAAGTTTTTCAAGTTATTGAGACCACAGAAGGACTTGATATTGAATATTTTTGCAGTGTCAGTTGTATATACCTTGCTTGGGATAGCGGCAGCATTTTATTACAAGTTTTTGATGGATGATGTAATACCGAATCTTTTGAAGAATACACTTCACATTATAGCAGCAGGTGCGATACTGATTACAATATTCAAGGTGATATTAGGGGCATTCAGGGTAAGGCTTTTGATACATTTAAGTCAAAGATTAGATATTAAGCTGATGCTGGGATATTATGAACATGTGATAGAGCTTCCGATGAGTTTTTTTGGTAGCAGGAAGATAGGGGAGATAATATCGAGGTTTATGGACGCATCAAAGATAAGGGATGCAGTATCTGGTGCAACTTTGACGCTAATGATAGACAGCATAATGGCAGTGGCAGGCGCAAGTATTTTATACCTGCAAAATTCCACACTGTTTTTTATAGCGCTTGTGATGGTTTTGCTATACGCAGCAGTAGTGTTTGGATTTAACAGGGTATTGAAGGAAGCGAACAGGCAGGAGATGGAAGACAATGCAATTTTGACATCGTATTTGGTAGAGTCACTGAATGGGATAGAAGTAGTAAAGGCATTTAATATAGAAGAGGATGTAAATTTTAAGACAGAGAGCAAGTTTGTAAAGCTATTAAAAGATGTGTTTAAGGTAGCGAATTTAAACAATTTGCAGAGTAATATAAGCAGCGCAATAGCAGCGGTAGGAGTTATGGTAATACTATGGGTTGGTGCACACAAAGTAATAAATGGGCAGATGAGCATAGGGGAGTTGTTTACGTTCAATGCACTGCTTGCATACTTTGTAGACCCGATAAAGAACTTGATAGGATTGCAGCCGATGTTGCAGACGGCGATAGTTGCAGCCGAAAGGCTGAGCGAAATTTTGGAACTTGAGAGTGAGTTTCAAGATGACGAAGAAAGGAAATTATCACCCAGTTTGAAGGGTGATATAGAGATAGAGGGTTTGAACTTCAGATACGGTACAAGACAGCTTGTGCTGAGGGATATAAATCTTAAGATAAGAAGAGGAGAGAAGATAGCGATAGTAGATGAAAGTGGTTCAGGTAAGACCACGTTAGCAAAATTGCTTTTAGGATTTTATGATTATGAAAGCGGAGAGATAAGAATAAATGGCTATAACTTAAAAGATATAAACAAGAAGCATTTGAGGGAGAAGATAGCATATATATCTCAAGACATCTTTTTGTTCAGTGGTACGATATTTGAGAATTTGGTATTAGGCAACAGGAATATAAAAATGGAAGATATAATTGAAATAAGCAGATTAACCACACTGGATGAGTTTGTATCAAAACTTCCTTTGAGATACAATACCATGATAGAAGAGAATGGAGCTAATTTGTCAGGCGGGCAGAAGCAGCTAATAGCAATAACCAGGGCACTTTTAAAAAATCCTGAGATAGTGATAATGGATGAAGCGACCAGTAATCTTGATTCTGTAACCGAGCAGGCGATAGGAAAGGTAATAGAGAAGGTATGTGAGGGGATAACCACTATAATAATAGCGCACAGGCTATCCACTATTTTGAAATGCGACAGGGTTGTGGTAATGCATGAAGGCAGGATAGTAGAGGTGGGAACGCATGAGGAGCTGATGAGAAAGAAAGGGTATTATTATAACCTGTGGAGAGAGCAACTGATGGGACTTGAGCAAAAAGGGCTATGGGATTTGGTTGGGAGTGCAGCTGGAGGATGA